In a single window of the Bacillus mycoides genome:
- a CDS encoding endonuclease I family protein produces MKFRNTRLAMVTLSSFFILGTASLSFTDIIHGEVASASPQEIIVKSYDDTYYNNAIGKMGLELKKELHNIIDDHTKLSYSAVWEALRDTDEDPNNKNNVLLLYTGRSQGKLTNGSGVDNWNREHVWAKSHGDFGTTAGAGTDLHHLRATDVSVNSSRGNLDFDNGGVNHSEATECKYDSDSWEPRDSVKGDIARMLFYMAVRYEGDNGEIDLELNEKVNNNKDPYMGKLSVLLKWNEQDPVDDLERKRNEVIFTKYQHNRNPFIDHPEWVNKIWN; encoded by the coding sequence ATGAAGTTTAGAAATACAAGGCTTGCTATGGTTACACTATCTTCATTTTTTATTTTAGGTACTGCATCTCTATCATTCACAGATATCATACACGGTGAAGTAGCTTCTGCATCACCACAAGAGATTATTGTAAAAAGCTATGACGATACATATTATAATAATGCAATAGGAAAAATGGGTTTAGAATTAAAGAAGGAACTTCATAATATTATTGATGATCATACAAAGTTATCATACAGTGCGGTTTGGGAAGCACTAAGAGATACTGATGAAGATCCAAATAATAAAAACAATGTGCTACTCTTATATACTGGGCGTTCGCAAGGGAAACTTACGAATGGTTCAGGAGTTGATAATTGGAACCGAGAGCATGTTTGGGCAAAATCTCACGGTGATTTTGGAACGACTGCAGGAGCTGGAACAGATTTGCATCATTTAAGAGCGACGGATGTATCTGTAAATAGCTCACGTGGAAATCTGGATTTTGATAATGGTGGTGTGAATCATTCAGAAGCGACAGAATGTAAGTACGATAGTGATTCTTGGGAACCTCGTGATAGTGTAAAAGGAGATATCGCTAGAATGCTATTTTACATGGCTGTTCGTTATGAAGGAGACAACGGCGAAATAGACTTAGAATTAAATGAAAAGGTGAATAACAATAAAGATCCATACATGGGTAAACTATCCGTTTTACTAAAATGGAATGAACAAGACCCTGTCGATGATTTAGAGCGAAAGCGTAATGAAGTGATTTTTACGAAATATCAACATAATCGTAATCCTTTTATTGATCATCCAGAATGGGTAAATAAAATTTGGAATTAA
- a CDS encoding YfcC family protein, whose product MQLQTEAKKQPSKRKFKMPDAYVLLFFIALLCAIATYFVPAGEFKRVTNGTVTTTIPGSYHSVPQSPVGFVSFFTAIEKGMTLAAPIIFLILFTGGAIVILEKTGALDGLIYHVINKFRNQQLLFICIVAALFSILGTTGIIVNSVIGFIPIGIIVARTLKWDAIVGVAIIYLGTYAGFNATILSPSPLGISQKIAELPMFSGIGLRTAIYISFLIATILYINWYVKRLKKSNKGSILGDNWFPSNALSSEKETEKTEVPWTIRHKLILLVSALSLIAFLIGAFRLHWTDAEMTATFIFIAITAGIIGGMKANDIASTFLAGCQNLIYGALIVGMARCISVILEQGKLLDTIVNQLAQSLEGHSPVFGVLGMYVSSAALHFLISSGTGESVIFIPILAPLADFMHITRQVTVQAVMLGEGVVNCLNPTSGVLMGVLAASGISYGKWIRFMAPLAFIWFIIGLIFLIIGVNIEWGPY is encoded by the coding sequence ATGCAATTACAGACCGAGGCAAAAAAACAGCCTAGTAAACGAAAGTTTAAAATGCCTGACGCGTACGTACTACTATTTTTTATTGCTTTACTTTGTGCAATAGCTACATATTTCGTTCCTGCTGGAGAATTTAAAAGAGTCACAAACGGTACTGTTACAACGACAATACCAGGAAGTTATCATTCTGTTCCACAATCGCCGGTAGGGTTTGTTTCTTTTTTTACCGCTATTGAAAAAGGAATGACACTTGCTGCTCCTATCATCTTCTTAATTTTATTTACAGGTGGAGCCATTGTAATTCTTGAAAAAACAGGTGCTCTTGACGGTTTAATCTATCATGTAATTAACAAATTTCGGAATCAGCAATTACTTTTCATTTGTATTGTCGCCGCACTCTTTTCTATTCTCGGAACGACTGGTATTATCGTGAACTCAGTTATCGGCTTTATCCCCATCGGCATCATCGTTGCACGCACATTAAAATGGGACGCTATCGTCGGCGTAGCAATTATTTATTTAGGCACTTATGCTGGTTTTAATGCTACTATTTTATCTCCCTCACCTTTAGGCATTTCACAAAAAATCGCAGAACTCCCGATGTTTTCAGGAATTGGTTTACGTACGGCAATTTATATCTCTTTTTTAATTGCTACCATTTTGTATATTAATTGGTATGTAAAACGCTTAAAAAAATCGAATAAAGGAAGCATACTCGGAGATAACTGGTTTCCAAGTAATGCTCTTTCAAGTGAGAAAGAAACAGAGAAAACAGAAGTTCCTTGGACAATACGTCATAAATTAATTTTACTCGTTTCAGCTTTATCATTAATTGCATTTTTAATAGGCGCTTTTCGTCTACATTGGACGGACGCAGAAATGACCGCTACTTTTATATTCATAGCAATTACAGCGGGAATAATAGGTGGTATGAAAGCAAACGATATCGCTTCTACTTTTCTAGCAGGCTGCCAAAATCTCATATACGGTGCTTTGATCGTCGGAATGGCTCGTTGTATTTCAGTCATTTTAGAACAAGGCAAATTACTTGATACAATTGTTAATCAACTCGCACAGTCTCTCGAAGGACATAGCCCTGTATTTGGCGTTCTCGGCATGTATGTAAGTAGTGCCGCATTACATTTCCTCATTTCATCCGGGACAGGAGAATCTGTTATTTTCATTCCGATATTAGCTCCATTAGCCGATTTCATGCATATTACACGCCAAGTTACAGTACAGGCTGTTATGCTTGGAGAAGGTGTAGTGAACTGCCTCAATCCAACTTCCGGTGTTTTAATGGGCGTTCTCGCAGCGAGCGGCATTTCTTATGGAAAATGGATTCGCTTCATGGCTCCACTTGCATTCATTTGGTTTATCATTGGACTTATTTTTCTTATTATTGGCGTGAATATTGAGTGGGGACCGTATTAA
- the rraA gene encoding ribonuclease E activity regulator RraA: protein MWKTTDLCDEFEKELQICRQSFQSYGKKEQFYGKIATVKVKDDNVLVKEGLQTLPEGTVLVVDSGASKNCALLGDNLAAIAEERNLAGIIVNGYVRDSSELKNINIGILALGTMPNRSVKEGKGERNIPVQFGEVEWKPNEYVYVDEDGIIVSDKSLHSEG, encoded by the coding sequence ATGTGGAAAACTACGGATCTATGTGATGAATTTGAAAAGGAATTACAAATATGTCGCCAGTCTTTTCAATCTTATGGGAAGAAAGAACAATTCTATGGAAAAATCGCAACGGTAAAAGTGAAGGATGATAATGTACTAGTAAAAGAGGGGTTACAAACACTGCCAGAAGGAACAGTATTAGTTGTTGATAGCGGAGCTTCTAAAAATTGCGCGTTACTCGGTGATAATTTAGCAGCTATTGCGGAAGAAAGAAACTTAGCAGGAATTATTGTAAATGGATATGTTCGTGATTCTAGTGAATTAAAAAATATTAATATTGGTATTTTAGCGTTAGGGACGATGCCAAATAGAAGTGTAAAAGAAGGAAAAGGAGAGCGAAATATTCCGGTGCAATTTGGTGAAGTTGAATGGAAACCGAATGAATATGTTTATGTAGATGAAGATGGAATTATAGTTAGTGATAAAAGCTTACATAGTGAGGGATGA
- a CDS encoding DUF4430 domain-containing protein, translating into MAMLKKWLLTSLMAVALVFVSFANTVHITFAEGKTAKLAIIGESQKGIMLCPKEVSIEDGETAFSLLQKVMGDKVTSESMSFGTYIKGIDGLMAGATSGWLYDVNDKSAEVGADSYKLESGDVVAFRYVADWSNMSQQTLQQTLDKFGTCKTVEEPKPEEPKTEKPDGKPEEPKTEKPDGKPEEPKTEKPDGKPEEPKTEKPDGKPEEPKTEKPDGKPEDKVTEQPKQEKVEIPAAQLNEAISKTSEKMLQDGIGSDWVAIGLARSGVNVPLETKINYVKPVAEKVKKRLNRFSATDLARTIIMMNAMNVDPTKVEGQNLVQNLFESDKVNSVTGYAFTLLALDTKKYEIPAEAKWNRAALVQALLQAQHTDGGWTYDSSSSKESVSNVDVTSMVLAALAPYQDQADVKPAIQKAVDYLYKQQLGNGGFAADGQENSNSTAQAIIGLSLVKDVDHDRLNKAVQNLMSYQLPNGEFKWLPSDQKGSGMATEQAFLALLQFKDLGKSIYDWSNVVENEIDTKPIVEPETTVEEKEVVEQPKQQEELQEQPKDENLKVVVDNERVNKETNKNKNQLPQTGAFSHSAATEVGMGVLCIASAYVLWRRKAA; encoded by the coding sequence ATGGCAATGTTAAAGAAATGGCTGCTTACATCATTAATGGCAGTGGCACTTGTATTTGTTTCTTTTGCGAATACAGTACATATTACGTTTGCTGAAGGAAAGACAGCGAAACTTGCAATTATTGGTGAATCACAAAAAGGAATTATGTTATGTCCGAAAGAAGTTTCCATTGAAGATGGAGAAACAGCTTTTAGTTTGCTACAAAAAGTTATGGGTGACAAAGTAACATCTGAAAGTATGTCATTTGGAACGTATATAAAGGGCATCGATGGATTAATGGCCGGAGCAACGAGCGGTTGGTTGTATGATGTAAATGATAAATCTGCAGAAGTTGGGGCGGATAGTTATAAATTAGAGTCTGGGGATGTTGTTGCATTTCGTTACGTTGCAGACTGGAGTAATATGAGTCAACAAACGTTGCAACAAACGTTAGATAAATTTGGCACTTGTAAAACTGTAGAAGAGCCAAAACCAGAGGAACCGAAAACAGAAAAGCCAGATGGTAAGCCAGAAGAACCGAAAACAGAAAAGCCAGATGGTAAGCCAGAAGAACCGAAAACAGAAAAGCCAGATGGTAAACCAGAAGAACCGAAAACAGAAAAGCCAGATGGTAAACCAGAGGAACCGAAAACAGAAAAACCAGATGGTAAACCAGAAGATAAAGTAACAGAACAACCAAAGCAAGAGAAAGTCGAAATTCCAGCAGCACAATTAAACGAAGCGATTTCTAAAACGTCAGAAAAGATGTTACAAGATGGAATTGGTAGTGATTGGGTTGCGATTGGACTTGCTCGTTCAGGTGTAAATGTTCCGCTTGAAACGAAAATAAACTATGTTAAGCCAGTAGCTGAAAAGGTTAAGAAGCGTTTAAATCGTTTTTCAGCAACAGATTTAGCTAGAACGATTATTATGATGAATGCAATGAATGTTGATCCTACAAAGGTAGAGGGACAAAATTTAGTACAAAATTTATTTGAATCAGATAAAGTGAATTCTGTTACAGGATACGCATTTACATTACTTGCATTAGATACAAAGAAATATGAGATTCCGGCCGAAGCAAAATGGAATCGAGCTGCTTTAGTACAAGCACTTTTACAAGCGCAGCATACAGACGGTGGCTGGACATATGATAGTTCAAGTAGTAAAGAAAGTGTTAGTAACGTTGATGTAACAAGTATGGTATTAGCAGCATTAGCTCCTTATCAAGATCAAGCAGATGTAAAGCCAGCTATTCAAAAAGCTGTTGATTATTTATACAAGCAGCAGCTAGGTAATGGTGGTTTTGCCGCTGATGGACAAGAGAATTCTAATAGTACTGCACAAGCAATTATTGGACTATCGCTAGTTAAAGATGTAGATCACGATCGTCTTAATAAAGCAGTACAAAATTTAATGTCATACCAGCTTCCAAATGGTGAGTTCAAATGGTTACCAAGTGATCAAAAAGGTAGCGGAATGGCTACAGAGCAAGCATTTTTAGCTTTACTTCAGTTTAAAGATCTTGGGAAATCGATTTATGATTGGTCAAATGTAGTAGAGAATGAAATTGATACGAAACCAATTGTAGAGCCAGAGACAACTGTAGAAGAAAAAGAAGTTGTAGAACAGCCGAAACAACAAGAAGAGTTACAAGAACAACCAAAAGATGAAAATCTAAAAGTTGTTGTAGATAACGAACGAGTTAATAAAGAAACAAACAAGAATAAGAATCAATTACCACAAACAGGAGCATTTTCTCATAGTGCAGCAACAGAAGTGGGTATGGGTGTATTATGTATCGCTTCTGCATATGTATTATGGAGACGTAAAGCAGCTTAA
- a CDS encoding DUF4430 domain-containing protein: MSKMKWFISLVLSLGLLAGCEETAVKPEKKAEPKQEEQKEVAKQEEQKDVPKPEEKQAEPEQKQQEEQKDKQEQKVEEKPKEEKAQEQPEVKKEEKPKEQPAANKQPEQQKVQEEKPQQPKAPEVKEEAKVVNQPKETPKQEQKKNPEESNNLPAPPTPVPPVPPVPPVPPEPKAKQVTISVKGNEGYLLGAKQVDVQEGDTVYSVLKSTGLEIDAMGSKGDIYVKGINDLYEKDITATSGWKYRVNGAFPNYSAGVVKVKPGDTIEWVFVLK; this comes from the coding sequence ATGAGTAAGATGAAATGGTTCATTTCTTTAGTTCTTTCATTGGGATTATTAGCCGGATGTGAAGAAACGGCTGTAAAACCTGAGAAGAAGGCAGAACCGAAGCAAGAAGAGCAAAAAGAAGTAGCGAAACAGGAAGAACAAAAAGATGTACCGAAACCAGAAGAGAAGCAAGCTGAACCGGAACAGAAACAACAAGAAGAGCAGAAAGATAAACAAGAACAAAAAGTAGAAGAGAAACCGAAAGAAGAAAAAGCGCAGGAACAACCTGAAGTAAAGAAAGAAGAGAAACCAAAGGAACAGCCTGCTGCAAATAAACAACCAGAGCAACAAAAAGTACAAGAAGAGAAACCCCAGCAGCCGAAAGCACCAGAAGTAAAAGAAGAAGCCAAGGTTGTTAATCAGCCAAAAGAAACACCAAAGCAGGAACAAAAGAAAAATCCAGAAGAGAGCAATAATCTACCAGCTCCGCCAACACCAGTACCACCAGTACCACCAGTACCACCAGTACCACCAGAACCTAAAGCGAAACAAGTAACAATCTCAGTAAAAGGAAATGAAGGGTACTTATTAGGTGCGAAACAGGTTGATGTTCAAGAAGGCGATACAGTTTACAGTGTGCTAAAGAGTACAGGATTAGAGATTGATGCAATGGGCTCTAAAGGTGATATTTATGTAAAAGGTATTAATGATTTATACGAGAAAGATATTACTGCTACTAGTGGCTGGAAATATCGTGTGAACGGTGCTTTTCCAAACTATAGTGCTGGTGTAGTTAAAGTAAAACCAGGCGATACAATCGAGTGGGTGTTTGTATTAAAATAG
- a CDS encoding energy-coupling factor transporter transmembrane component T, whose amino-acid sequence MKISFSSLHPFVNFFYYIGVMILCMMCLHPLFLIGAIILIIILNIVQGNGEKIRKMLPSTIVFFLMVILFNSLLTHRGATTLFYLGDSRIKLEACMYGLVMGLLLVAIMFTFASYNDIISSHKFLYLFSRISPKVALLTMITVRFVPLFIRRLKKITLVQKTKGVQLDSGSLIERIKNGMKLLQVLLVCSLEDALQTADSMQARGFGVTKRTTYIRYRMERRDLYTLSYLVFLLITSFIFSYYGGGKLIIYPKVESILFQQYDGIMFILFMMFVSLPIMMEGREWIWWRMQK is encoded by the coding sequence ATGAAAATAAGCTTTTCTTCTTTACATCCTTTTGTTAATTTTTTCTATTATATTGGGGTGATGATACTATGTATGATGTGTCTTCATCCTCTTTTTTTAATTGGAGCGATTATACTAATTATAATCTTAAATATAGTACAGGGAAATGGTGAGAAAATAAGAAAGATGCTACCTAGTACTATCGTATTCTTTTTGATGGTTATTTTATTTAACTCTTTATTAACGCATAGAGGAGCGACTACGTTATTTTATTTAGGAGATAGCCGGATTAAGCTTGAGGCCTGTATGTATGGACTTGTTATGGGTTTATTATTAGTTGCGATTATGTTTACGTTTGCTTCTTATAACGATATTATTTCGAGTCATAAATTTTTATATTTATTTTCAAGAATTTCACCGAAAGTAGCATTGTTAACGATGATTACAGTGAGGTTTGTTCCTTTGTTTATTAGGCGGTTAAAGAAAATTACACTCGTCCAAAAAACGAAAGGTGTGCAATTAGATTCAGGTTCACTCATTGAGCGTATAAAAAATGGAATGAAATTACTGCAAGTGTTATTAGTTTGTTCGTTAGAAGATGCACTACAAACAGCAGATTCTATGCAAGCTCGTGGGTTTGGTGTAACGAAACGTACGACATATATTCGATATAGAATGGAAAGACGTGATTTGTATACGCTAAGTTATTTAGTTTTTCTATTAATAACTTCATTTATATTTAGTTATTATGGCGGAGGGAAATTGATTATCTATCCAAAAGTGGAATCAATACTGTTCCAGCAATACGATGGAATTATGTTTATATTATTTATGATGTTTGTTAGTTTACCAATTATGATGGAAGGAAGGGAATGGATATGGTGGCGCATGCAGAAATGA